The Fusarium keratoplasticum isolate Fu6.1 chromosome 8, whole genome shotgun sequence genome includes a region encoding these proteins:
- a CDS encoding PAC domain-containing protein has translation MPTTVNALRAFEPPPVPPFAEFERRRSTASSMSNSNSSGGLQSPPPPKTRSGGRPRSAKFSAYRLRSNSGLSLHTNEDILRQYTDYYPDGSPRSAGLYGSGQQWSGERLRSIDSIASSQRSSIAFTDSDGSGDLPIPDLVGRDMFDQVMSDPAASSQLWKFAASRGVGQNVDYLMKIRDYIHSLEQVVIQLSTISTSYTSITATSPINLPPPISRALNTNIKHLTTSLIPSLENMFLESKAYVEQRIVREIFPDFVKQQLSQCTSLALSLDVEGDSPPNPYPGLKGSFCLSDPSRSGNPIAFASDEFEDLTGYSRSEVLSHNCRFLQGPQTDRETISRMRSAIWRSEECTELILNFRKDGTPFWNLLFLCPLVDTAGKLKFYLGAQIDVSSPIEGADDLVKMLGYGAAEEDKVSTDRNSSRWGGSDGSQCDPEPEDPIGMKPIQLKAPKKGGFFKSFKKVPPPPLSPPSSPRRSSDRPRSSAGPIFEKTYSTRTVLKRLSTQPDMLMTTYSRYMILEHVPSYPASLGAMPLDQEMKYPPKLSISFFSPAMVEALDLNMSSDAVVGKDVFDVLSEQLTLPSVTKAFKSTVRDLVVRDGKSVSLDLALANHIPRRANMTRVMSGESVSEKKSSKMMSHWTPLKDGEGKVKFVVMVVSPI, from the exons ATGCCCACCACCGTCAACGCCCTCCGCGCCTTTGAGCCTCCCCCCGTCCCTCCATTCGCCGAATTCGAGCGCCGCCGCTCCACGGCCTCTTCCATgtccaacagcaacagcagcggcggcCTTCAATCCCCGCCTCCTCCCAAGACGAGATCGGGTGGCAGACCCCGGAGCGCGAAGTTCTCGGCGTACCGTCTGCGCAGCAACTCGGGCCTCTCTCTGCACACAAACGAGGACATTCTGCGCCAGTACACGGACTACTACCCTGATGGCTCCCCGCGCAGCGCCGGTCTGTATGGCAGCGGGCAGCAGTGGTCCGGcgagaggctgaggagcaTCGACTCGATAGCTTCGAGCCAGCGGTCCAGCATTGCGTTTACGGATTCGGATGGGTCTGGCGATCTGCCGATTCCTGACCTTGTCGGGCGGGACATGTTTGACCAGGTCATGAGTGATCCGGCTGCTAGTAGTCAGCTGTGGAAGTTTGCCGCGAGTCGGGGAGTTGGACAGAATGTCGACTACCTCATGAAG ATCCGCGATTACATCCACTCACTGGAGCAGGTCGTCATCCAGCTCTCGACGATATCAACCTCTTACACGTCCATCACAGCCACATCGCCCATCAACCTCCCGCCCCCGATATCCCGGGCCCTCAACACAAACATCAAGCACCTGACAACCTCTCTCATCCCGAGCCTGGAAAACATGTTTCTCGAGTCCAAGGCCTACGTCGAGCAGCGCATCGTGAGGGAGATCTTTCCCGACTTTGTGAAGCAGCAGCTCTCCCAGTGCACCAGCCTCGCTCTCTCCCTCGACGTGGAAGGTGATTCGCCGCCGAACCCGTACCCCGGTCTCAAGGGTTCGTTCTGTCTCAGTGATCCCTCGCGGTCGGGGAATCCTATTGCTTTTGCGTCGGATGAGTTTGAGGATCTTACGGGCTACTCGCGCAGCGAGGTGCTCTCGCACAACTGCCGCTTCCTGCAGGGTCCGCAGACGGATCGCGAGACCATCTCGAGGATGCGCTCGGCGATATGGCGCAGTGAGGAGTGCACCGAGCTTATTCTCAATTTTCGAAAAGACGGCACGCCATTCTGGAACCTACTCTTCCTCTGCCCTCTCGTCGACACTGCTGGAAAGCTCAAGTTCTACCTAGGCGCTCAAATCGACGTTTCTTCACCCATTGAAGGCGCGGATGATCTTGTAAAGATGCTCGGCTACGGCGCCGCAGAGGAGGACAAGGTATCAACGGATAGAAACAGCTCACGATGGGGCGGTAGCGATGGATCTCAATGCGACCCAGAGCCCGAGGACCCCATCGGCATGAAGCCCATACAACTCAAGGCCCCCAAGAAGGGCGGTTTCTTCAAGTCGTTCAAGAAAGTACCCCCTCCGCCTCTATCACCGCCCTCCAGCCCCCGCAGGAGCTCCGACAGACCACGATCATCCGCCGGCCCGATATTCGAAAAGACGTACAGCACACGGACAGTCCTCAAGCGCCTATCAACACAGCCCGACATGCTCATGACGACCTACTCCCGCTACATGATTCTCGAACACGTCCCCTCGTATCCAGCATCACTCGGCGCAATGCCCCTCGACCAGGAGATGAAGTACCCTCCCAAACTGAGCatatccttcttctcccccgcCATGGTCGAAGCCCTAGACCTCAACATGTCTTCCGACGCCGTAGTAGGCAAGGACGTGTTCGACGTGCTATCCGAGCAATTAACGCTCCCGTCAGTGACGAAGGCCTTCAAGTCAACAGTAAGAGACCTCGTCGTGCGCGACGGAAAGTCAGTGTCTCTCGATCTCGCCCTGGCAAACCACATCCCGCGAAGAGCAAACATGACGCGCGTCATGAGCGGCGAAAGCGTCAGCGAGAAGAAGTCAAGCAAGATGATGAGCCACTGGACGCCgctcaaggatggcgagggcaaAGTCAAGTTTGTCGTCATGGTTGTTTCGCCAATCTAG